A single Corynebacterium stationis DNA region contains:
- a CDS encoding LLM class flavin-dependent oxidoreductase has product MRFSLFIHMERWDDSLSHEEHWKNLVELVQIAEAGGFGTVWIGEHHSMEYTSSPNPIAQLSYLAAVTSKIRLGAGTIIAPFWNPIRAAGETALLDALSGGRAEVGVARGAYQFEFNRLLDGAPAAEGGKYLRELIPAMQKLWAGDYTHDGDIWKFPVSTSVPKPVQAAPPVWVAARSPETMEWAVGQGCNIQVTPLMKGDEEVEDLMNKFNAALEANPEIEKRPEVMVLKHTHVHSEDEPEGWKPAAEAINKFYRTFSAWAFGKEDPVNGFLEPQPEERFAERPEFTPESLHKTAMIGTPDEVSERIAHYQDLGYDEYAFWADNSMSHEEKKRSLELFIKEVVPRFS; this is encoded by the coding sequence ATGCGATTTTCACTCTTTATCCACATGGAACGCTGGGACGACTCTCTGAGCCATGAAGAGCACTGGAAGAATTTGGTTGAGCTGGTGCAGATTGCTGAAGCCGGCGGCTTTGGAACCGTGTGGATTGGTGAGCACCACTCGATGGAATACACCTCTTCACCGAACCCCATCGCGCAGCTTTCTTACCTGGCGGCTGTAACCTCCAAGATTCGCTTGGGCGCCGGAACCATCATTGCTCCATTCTGGAATCCAATCCGCGCTGCTGGTGAGACCGCTTTGCTGGATGCACTCAGTGGTGGCCGCGCCGAAGTTGGCGTTGCTCGTGGTGCTTACCAGTTTGAGTTCAACCGCTTGCTCGACGGCGCTCCAGCTGCTGAAGGCGGCAAGTACCTGCGTGAACTTATCCCCGCGATGCAGAAGCTGTGGGCAGGCGACTACACCCACGATGGCGATATCTGGAAGTTCCCAGTTTCTACCTCCGTGCCAAAGCCAGTGCAGGCCGCACCACCGGTATGGGTTGCTGCACGTAGCCCAGAGACCATGGAATGGGCAGTTGGCCAGGGCTGCAATATCCAGGTCACCCCGTTGATGAAGGGTGATGAAGAAGTCGAGGACTTGATGAACAAGTTCAATGCTGCGCTGGAAGCAAACCCAGAGATTGAAAAGCGCCCTGAGGTCATGGTTCTCAAGCACACTCACGTGCACTCGGAAGATGAACCAGAAGGTTGGAAGCCAGCGGCTGAAGCCATCAACAAGTTCTACCGCACCTTCTCCGCGTGGGCTTTTGGCAAGGAAGACCCAGTCAATGGCTTCTTGGAGCCACAGCCAGAAGAGCGCTTTGCAGAGCGTCCTGAATTTACTCCAGAGTCACTGCACAAGACCGCGATGATTGGTACCCCTGACGAGGTCTCTGAGCGTATCGCTCACTACCAAGACTTGGGCTACGACGAGTACGCATTCTGGGCGGACAACTCCATGAGCCACGAAGAAAAGAAGCGCTCCCTGGAGCTATTCATCAAGGAAGTCGTTCCACGCTTTAGCTAG
- a CDS encoding (deoxy)nucleoside triphosphate pyrophosphohydrolase — translation MSKVIRVVAAVFCRDNTVLACRKAPGKSLAGYWEFPGGKIEAGESAKQALAREISEELFLRAHVGEKITTTTHEYDFATIELTTYYCEILDGTPQLLDHDETRWVRKEEALSLQWAPADIPAVNMVVDRL, via the coding sequence ATGAGTAAAGTCATTCGCGTTGTGGCCGCCGTCTTTTGCCGTGACAACACAGTTCTTGCCTGCCGCAAAGCTCCCGGAAAATCTTTGGCTGGGTACTGGGAATTTCCCGGCGGCAAGATCGAAGCTGGCGAGAGCGCTAAGCAAGCTCTTGCCCGGGAGATTTCCGAAGAATTATTTCTTCGCGCGCATGTGGGCGAAAAAATCACCACCACAACGCACGAGTATGACTTTGCCACCATTGAATTAACCACCTACTACTGCGAGATCCTCGATGGCACTCCGCAGCTGCTAGACCACGATGAAACCCGGTGGGTGAGAAAAGAAGAAGCCCTATCCTTGCAGTGGGCACCAGCCGATATCCCCGCGGTGAACATGGTGGTGGATCGTCTATGA
- a CDS encoding DUF3427 domain-containing protein: MSSNHDDSVLPFGVYETPVTARVRERLTHTKSAHPTAGIRLIDEHDEVNAHRYHVAVSRGISRVLEQRLAELGSPAERLALINSITKVLGNDEVIDSEELLYAIFDTELAAAPALPEVPFHSSALFTNAIGDTNLSTELAREIKTADSVDLLCAFVKNSGISVLNDQLEFLRDRGIPLRVITSTYCGATAAAAVKALVERYGAKVRVSYEHKSTRLHAKAWLFRRNSGFDTAFIGSSNLSRSALIDGWEWNVRGSSPATPEIIDKFIKTFDSYWHDNHFVEFQPDRDFSRLDKSLAEARGGGSGGVRENECLELSGLRVEPYPYQQEMLEALDAERNVKDRHRNLLVAATGTGKTVVAALDYRNFSEASGRRPRLLFIAHQERILKQAQRTYREVLSDPGFGELLVGGQRPHEWDFVFASVQSLKQSVLDRLPAKHFDFVVIDEFHHAEAATYRRLLDHLEPVELLGLTATPERSDGENVQKFFDYRVAHELRLWDALHLQLLTPMHYYGIADGTDLSGLTWNRTQKAYDTAELSDLYVHAGEKRTKFIINEIQKRVLDISQLKALGFCVSVAHAEYMAAQFNAFGLPARAVHGGTPLPQRQQAIADLRSGVIKAIFSVDLFNEGVDIPELNTLLLLRPSQSPVLFVQQLGRGLRLSHGKDACVVLDFIGQQNNQFDFTERYQALTKKRGTHLIQEIEAGFRSMPAGSNISLDRVTQEQVLKNIRNAASSSLKKIKALAADINTTDLSEFLAESGIPISDLYKTRSSNQYSWTRLVRETENIDAPEAFVPVPEQDRTTEEFLLKRLRTMLHINDRARAENYLRVLDPVGPDPDSFDEELRSYARMLVLSFWANQPQNLLPAGFADAVNLLRGFPAVREELRQITEYGISASRVIPQASGVSILQSHADYSLAELIGALEDKPLKDMISLPREGVRYIEKLRTDLFLVTFKKRAGTSAATDYRDYPISPELLHWESQNRTTLASPSGQRYIHHKERGNSIVMATRFHSDNEVGTAAAYAFLGKIDYVCHRGEKPIQFEWALHRPMPKKVFVEGRTVA; this comes from the coding sequence ATGAGCAGCAACCATGATGATTCTGTCTTGCCTTTCGGAGTCTATGAAACCCCAGTTACCGCGCGGGTTCGCGAGAGACTAACGCACACGAAGAGCGCGCACCCGACTGCCGGCATTCGGCTTATCGATGAGCACGATGAAGTTAACGCGCACCGCTACCACGTTGCCGTGTCGCGGGGCATTTCCAGGGTTTTAGAACAGCGTCTGGCTGAGCTGGGTAGCCCAGCGGAGCGGCTAGCGCTTATCAATTCCATCACCAAGGTTTTGGGCAACGATGAGGTCATTGATTCTGAAGAGCTGCTCTATGCCATCTTCGATACCGAGTTAGCTGCAGCCCCCGCCCTGCCCGAGGTTCCTTTCCACTCCAGCGCCTTATTTACTAACGCTATTGGCGATACCAACCTGTCTACGGAGTTAGCTCGGGAGATTAAAACCGCTGATTCGGTGGATCTGCTGTGCGCATTTGTGAAAAATTCCGGCATCTCGGTACTCAATGACCAGCTTGAATTTTTACGCGACCGTGGGATCCCTCTGCGGGTGATTACATCTACCTACTGCGGCGCTACCGCAGCAGCTGCGGTAAAAGCACTGGTTGAACGCTATGGCGCGAAGGTTCGTGTTAGCTACGAGCACAAAAGCACGCGGCTACACGCCAAAGCCTGGCTGTTTCGTCGCAATTCTGGTTTCGATACTGCTTTTATCGGCAGCTCCAACCTCTCGCGATCGGCCTTGATTGATGGCTGGGAATGGAATGTACGCGGCTCGAGTCCTGCGACCCCGGAAATCATCGACAAGTTCATCAAGACCTTCGATTCCTACTGGCACGATAACCACTTCGTAGAATTTCAACCCGACCGTGATTTTTCCCGTTTAGACAAAAGCCTTGCCGAGGCACGTGGCGGCGGTAGCGGTGGCGTGCGAGAAAATGAATGTTTGGAATTATCCGGGCTGCGCGTGGAGCCTTATCCATACCAACAGGAAATGCTCGAAGCACTCGATGCAGAGCGCAATGTCAAAGACCGGCACCGGAATCTGCTGGTTGCGGCAACGGGTACAGGCAAGACCGTGGTGGCGGCGCTGGATTATCGAAATTTCAGTGAAGCTTCAGGGCGACGCCCGCGGCTGCTCTTTATCGCGCACCAGGAAAGAATTCTCAAGCAGGCGCAAAGAACCTACCGCGAAGTTTTATCCGATCCTGGTTTCGGCGAACTCTTGGTGGGTGGTCAACGCCCGCACGAGTGGGATTTTGTCTTCGCCAGCGTGCAATCGCTCAAGCAGTCGGTGCTGGATAGATTACCAGCGAAGCACTTTGATTTTGTCGTGATCGATGAGTTCCACCACGCTGAAGCTGCGACCTACCGGCGTCTATTAGATCATCTTGAGCCCGTAGAACTGCTCGGGTTAACCGCTACCCCGGAGCGGTCCGATGGCGAGAATGTGCAGAAATTCTTTGATTACCGCGTAGCCCACGAGCTGCGCCTGTGGGATGCTTTGCACCTGCAGTTACTTACGCCGATGCACTACTACGGAATCGCCGATGGCACGGACCTTAGCGGTCTAACGTGGAATCGTACGCAGAAGGCATACGATACCGCGGAGCTAAGTGACCTTTATGTGCACGCCGGTGAAAAGCGCACCAAATTTATTATCAACGAGATTCAAAAGCGCGTTTTAGATATCTCGCAGCTCAAAGCTCTAGGCTTTTGTGTCTCTGTTGCACATGCCGAATACATGGCCGCGCAGTTTAACGCTTTCGGCCTGCCTGCTCGCGCTGTCCACGGCGGTACTCCCCTTCCCCAGCGCCAACAGGCCATCGCGGATCTGCGCAGCGGGGTCATCAAGGCGATCTTCTCCGTCGATCTTTTCAACGAAGGCGTCGATATCCCTGAGCTCAACACCTTGTTACTGCTGCGTCCTTCGCAATCGCCGGTACTATTTGTCCAACAGCTCGGCCGTGGGTTGAGGCTTTCCCACGGCAAAGATGCCTGCGTGGTTTTAGATTTCATCGGCCAGCAAAATAACCAATTCGATTTCACCGAGCGCTACCAAGCACTCACCAAAAAGCGTGGCACTCACCTCATCCAGGAAATCGAAGCAGGCTTTCGCTCCATGCCTGCTGGGTCCAACATCAGCTTGGACCGCGTAACCCAAGAACAGGTATTGAAAAATATCCGCAATGCCGCCAGCAGTTCTTTGAAGAAAATCAAAGCACTGGCAGCGGATATTAACACCACGGATCTCTCAGAGTTTCTCGCCGAGTCCGGCATCCCAATTTCAGACCTATATAAAACCCGCAGCTCCAATCAATATTCCTGGACACGGCTGGTGCGCGAGACAGAAAATATCGATGCCCCCGAAGCGTTTGTTCCAGTTCCAGAACAAGACCGCACTACGGAAGAGTTTCTGCTGAAAAGGCTGCGCACCATGCTGCACATCAACGACCGCGCGCGGGCAGAGAACTACTTGCGTGTATTAGATCCGGTAGGACCTGACCCTGATTCATTCGATGAAGAACTGCGCTCCTATGCGCGGATGCTCGTGCTGTCTTTCTGGGCGAACCAACCGCAAAATCTTCTTCCGGCAGGCTTCGCCGATGCCGTGAATCTCCTGCGCGGCTTCCCTGCCGTGCGCGAAGAACTACGCCAGATTACGGAATACGGCATTAGTGCTTCCCGCGTTATTCCGCAGGCTTCTGGGGTAAGTATCTTGCAGTCTCATGCGGATTACTCCTTGGCCGAGCTCATCGGTGCTTTAGAAGATAAACCTTTGAAAGACATGATTTCATTGCCGCGCGAGGGCGTACGATACATCGAAAAGCTGCGCACTGACCTTTTCCTCGTGACTTTTAAAAAGCGAGCAGGCACAAGTGCTGCCACCGACTACCGCGACTATCCGATCTCGCCGGAGCTTTTACATTGGGAATCTCAAAACCGCACCACGCTGGCAAGTCCGTCAGGTCAGCGCTACATCCACCACAAAGAGCGCGGAAATAGCATTGTCATGGCGACGCGGTTCCACAGTGACAATGAGGTGGGTACAGCAGCTGCCTATGCTTTCCTGGGCAAGATTGACTATGTCTGCCACAGAGGCGAAAAGCCCATCCAATTTGAATGGGCTTTGCATAGGCCTATGCCCAAGAAGGTCTTTGTTGAGGGACGTACGGTTGCTTAA
- a CDS encoding riboflavin kinase yields MLTIKGKVVHGDKRGRELGFPTANISIPESMRAYEYELDGVWAGIAELDADNYWLTTVSIGRRPTFYNADGEFLMEAYLLDFAGDLYGKTLNVKLYEYLRGQEKFDDIDSLVETMWGDVRATRDLLGQTIKPVDLHFL; encoded by the coding sequence ATGCTGACCATCAAAGGAAAAGTCGTTCACGGTGACAAGCGCGGACGAGAGCTCGGTTTCCCGACTGCAAATATTTCCATCCCGGAGTCCATGCGCGCTTATGAATATGAACTCGACGGAGTCTGGGCGGGAATCGCTGAGCTCGATGCAGATAATTACTGGCTGACCACTGTATCCATTGGAAGGCGCCCGACCTTCTACAATGCAGATGGCGAATTCCTGATGGAAGCATATCTACTGGATTTCGCGGGCGACCTCTACGGTAAGACATTGAACGTCAAGCTCTATGAGTACCTCCGTGGCCAGGAAAAATTTGACGATATTGATTCCCTTGTGGAGACAATGTGGGGTGATGTGCGCGCTACCCGCGACTTGCTCGGGCAAACTATCAAGCCAGTAGATCTCCACTTCCTTTAA